The genomic interval TGGCGAAATCAATATACACGGTGTAACTAGGAAGCAAAATGTTGAAGGAACAGTTGAAATTATTGGAGATGAAATAATTATATCAACAAATTTTATAGTTAAACTTTCGGATCATAAAATTGAAGTGCCGAGTTTAATGTTTATGAAGATTGATGAAAATATGGATTTGCGGCTCAACTTTAATTTAGAAAAAGCAAAATAATTTTGGAGATAATATGCGAAAATTTGCAAATGTTTTAGTTTACACAATTTTTATAACATCGATTTTATCATTAAATATTATTGCACAAGAGAATAAAATCTCTTGGCAAAAAAGTGAAGAAACAGAATCAGAACAATTACATTTATTTCATTCAACTCATTCTATAAATCTTCCAACATCAGAAACAAATCAACAAGGCGATATTGAATTTGAAATTTCACACAGATTCATTCCTAGAATAAGTGATGGAATTGATGCGCTTTACGGCTTTGACGGTCCGGTAAATATTAAGCTCTCGTTAGGATACGCAATTACAGATTATCTTATTGCTACAATAGCAAGAAGCAATGTTGATGATAATTTACTTTTTAAAACTAAATATCAATTTTTTCAATTTGATAATGTAATTTTCCCAATACAAATTGCGCTAGAGGGTGGAGCCGCGTGGAATACCGATCCGATAGGGAGAAGTTCGGATGACAATAAAAATTTCCAATACTACGGTCAGCTAATTTTTAATTCATTAATTGAACAGAAACTTGGCATTGGTCTGGTTCCCACATATTCATACAACAGCCATATTTATTGTCCTGAAAAACAATATTCATTTACACTCGGCGCTTATATGCAATATTACCTAACAGATTTATTTAGTGTTTTAGCAGAATGGAATCCAACCGTTACAGGATTTAGAGATAAATACAACTCGCTGAGTTTTGGATTTGAATTAGAAACCGGAGGACATTTCTTTAAAATAATTTTTACAAATAATACAAAATTAAATCCAACACAATTTACAACTGGCGCTGATTTACCAATATCCTTAAAGAATATGAGAATTGGATTTAATATTACCAGACTTTTATAAACCAAATGGAGGTTATATGAATAAAAATGTAGGCGGCATAGACAAAAAAATAAGATTCGGTTTAGGCATACTAATTTTGATCATTGGTTATTTAAATAATTCATGGTGGGGCATAATTGGGATTGTACCAATATTAACGGCATTTCTTGGATGGTGTCCTCTTTATGTTCCGTTAAAATTATCAACTATATCTAATAATAAAAATAAATAGAAAGGCTGCATTAATGAAAAAGCTTATATTACCTTTACTTGTTGGTTATACTTTTATGGTTTTTGTTAATACATATGCTAGAGAATTTAGAGTACTGCAAATTCCTAATGGTACAAAGTTCAGCTGCAATACATGTCATACAAACGGCGGCGGTACGGCTAGAAATGCTTTTGGGCAATTGGTGGAAAGCAAATATTTGGACGGAGCGGGAAACGTTCTTTGGGGAAAAGAATTAGCAATGATTGATTCAGATGGCGATGGATTTACAAATGGCGAAGAACTTCAAGATCCAAGAGGAGTTTGGAGTTCGGGTACGGCAAATCCCGGAAATTCAGATTTGGTAACTAGACCAGGAATTTCAACAAGCTTGCCCGACGCAAATATTCTTATAGCAAATAATTCTACATACGGAAATTTACTTACCGATATAGCGGGAAACACATTATATTTTTTCACAAAAGATGCCTTTGAAGCATCGGTATGCAATGATCAATGCGAAGTTAATTGGCCGGTTTTTTACAGTGAAACTGTTATAGCAGGAAGCGAACTCAATTCAGAGGATTTTAATACTATAATAAGAAATGACAGCACTAAACAAACAACTTATAAAGGCTGGCCGCTATATTACTTTTTTAATGATAAATCCGCCGGAGAAACAAATGGCGAGAACATTAACGGCGTTTGGTTTGTGGCAAAACCGAATTATTCAATAATGCTTGTAAACAACCAGCTTGTTGGACACAACGGAATTCAATATAACGGAAACTACGAAGAAGGTCAGGAAGAAATTCAATATTTTGTAGATGGATACGGAAGAACACTATATACTTTTATTAACGATGAGTTTGAGAAAAATAAATTTACTAAAGAAGATTTCAGCAATAATGCTGTATGGCCAATTTATGAAAATGAAAACATAACAGTTCCATCTATTATTGAAACGTCGCTTTTCAAATCAATTGATATTTTTGGTAAAAAACAACTTACATATAAAGGCTGGCCGTTATATTATTTCGGTCAGGATAGTCTGACACGTGGATATAATAAAGGAATAAGTTTTCCCGCTCCGGGCGTTTGGCCGGTTGCCAAAATCGATCTTGGATTAGCTACA from Ignavibacteriota bacterium carries:
- a CDS encoding DUF2892 domain-containing protein, whose protein sequence is MNKNVGGIDKKIRFGLGILILIIGYLNNSWWGIIGIVPILTAFLGWCPLYVPLKLSTISNNKNK
- a CDS encoding T9SS type A sorting domain-containing protein, whose product is MKKLILPLLVGYTFMVFVNTYAREFRVLQIPNGTKFSCNTCHTNGGGTARNAFGQLVESKYLDGAGNVLWGKELAMIDSDGDGFTNGEELQDPRGVWSSGTANPGNSDLVTRPGISTSLPDANILIANNSTYGNLLTDIAGNTLYFFTKDAFEASVCNDQCEVNWPVFYSETVIAGSELNSEDFNTIIRNDSTKQTTYKGWPLYYFFNDKSAGETNGENINGVWFVAKPNYSIMLVNNQLVGHNGIQYNGNYEEGQEEIQYFVDGYGRTLYTFINDEFEKNKFTKEDFSNNAVWPIYENENITVPSIIETSLFKSIDIFGKKQLTYKGWPLYYFGQDSLTRGYNKGISFPAPGVWPVAKIDLGLATDILDENNNNALSSFYLNQNYPNPFNPSTKISFTIPEASIVKIKVYDIIGREVATILNKSLVAGAHIVPFNADNLESGVYVYRISANNFFDSKKMILMK